The DNA segment CTTGCCGAAAAAGGCTATCCCGAAGCCCAAACTTATTTGGGCGATTTTTTCAAAACAGGGCACGGCGTAGAAAAGGATTATAAAAAAGCGGTCTATTGGTACTCAAAAGCCGCCCAAAATAATTATCCAAAAGCCCAGTTCGCTTTGGGCGTATGTTATGAGTTGGGTCTGGGCGTAAACCAAGATTATAAAGGCGCGGTTTATTGGTATGCCCAAGCGGCGCGAAACGGCTATGCCGAGGGGGAGTTCGCGCTTGGGATTTGTTATTTTTACGGAAAAGGCGTAGATAAAGATTATGAAAACGCCACCAGCTTGTTTATTAAAGCGGCGCAAAAAGGCCATGTGTCCGCCCAATGCAACGCGGCGTATTGTTTTCAACACGGCATAGGCGTTGAAAGAAATTACGCCGAAGCGGCAAGGTGGTATTACGAATCCGCCAAAAAGAAAGACGCTTTGGCCCAATTGAAACTTTCCTATTTGTATGAAAACGGGCTGGGCGTCACCAAAGACATTGAAAAAGCTGTTTTTTTTAATATTAAGTCGGCCGAAAACGGCAACATGGAAGCCCAATACCAATTGGGGTTGAGATTTTTAAAAGGCGACGGCGTCGCCAAAGACTTAAACGCCGCTAAAAAATGGATAACCGCCGCCGCCGTTAGAAAGCATCCTGAGGCGCTTAACTTATTAAGGCAGCTCAGATTGGAAAAAAAAGAAAAATAAGCGCCTTTTGCTTTATCTGTCTAATTTCAATTGGGATAAAATTTTGTCTTGCCAATATCGCATTATCTTTTGGTCTTCGGGATGGATATGGTCATAGCCAAGCAAATGCAATAGGCCATGGACAAACAAAAATCCCAATTCGCGTTTTAGAGAATGGCCGTATTCAATAGCTTGCTCCTGGGCTATTTCTTCGCAAATGACAATCTCGCCCAAAAATAAGGCGCGCGTTGTGCGGTCATACTCCGATGTAAATACATCTTTATCGGCTTTTTCGCCGGCTAATAGTTTTAGATTCGGATAGCTCAGCACGTCCGTAGGCTCTTCAATGGAGCGGGTTATTTTGTTGAGCTCTTTTATCTCGTCCTTGGTCATAAAATTAAGCCCCAAAGACAAGTATTTGGGCTGGCCTAACATCTTAATAGCTGTTTTGAATATCTTTTTATAAAACGGCTTTACCGCGTTTTCGGATATAATTTTCATTTTTTTAAACTTCCGGGTATTGAATTCTCTCGTGATAAAGACCGCCGAAAGCGTGGACAATGGTATTTTTTATAATGGCGAGTTCTTTTAAAGTAATATCGCAATTGTCAAACTGACCGTATCTTAAGCGCTGGTCAATTATGTCTTTTACAATTTTCTCAACTTTTTCGTATGTGGGTTCTTTCATCGCGCGCACGGTCGCCTCGGCCGCGTCGCAAATCATTATTATAGCCGCGACCTTAGAAGACGGTATAGGGCCTTGGTAGCAGTATTCTTTTATATTGATTTCCCTGTCGGTCATTTCTTTTGCCTTGTTATAAAAATAAAATATAGGCATTGTGCCATGGTGCTCCGCTGTAATGTCCGCTATCTCTTGGGGTATGCGGTATTCGGCGCATATTTGTTTGCCTTGGGACGCGTGCTTTCTTATAATATCGCATGAAACCTCGGGAGTAAGCCCGTCATGCGGGTTAACATCGCTAAATTGGTTTTCTTTAAAAAATCTCATGTTATTGTTATATAACTTGCCCACATCGTGATAATAAGCGGCTGCCCGGGCAAAATACGTATTTTCGTTAATCGCCCTTGCGCAAGTTTCCGCCAAGTTGGCCACCGTCAAAGAATGGTTGAATGTTCCGGGGGCGGTCTTTGCCAGCCTTAACAATAACGGTCTGTGGTGGTCGCAAAGTTCCATAAATCTAAAGTTGGAATTGATATTAAACATGGCTTCTATTATGGGCTGAAACAACAGCGCCAACAAGACAGATCCCAAAACCATAAAAGCGATAAATGGCAACTCGCCCAATAATTCCATAAAAGATTGGGGCGCTATTATAAGCTGATATAAGATTATAATTGGCAAGCTAATCAGGTTGACGGCGACGCCATTAATTACATATGTAAGCCTTCTGATATCGGTATTGATAACAATTGACAAAATTGTGCCCGCTGTTATGGTAAAAATCATAATGGGCAATAGCATTTGGGGTATGGGCTGCTCGGCCGATACCGCCATCGCCATAAGCGTAATATGAAGCATAAGCATGCTAAAGACATTGCCCAAAAAAGCCGTTTTTGTGTTGGTAAAGACGCTCAAAAGCAATACCGTAAGGGTAACGGGCATCGCGAAGACGCTTAATTTTTCTATCAAAATGCAAACGGCGTAATTTATAGCTATTACAAAGCAAATTACGCCAAACATTTTGGTGTTATAATTTTTTGGATCAAGATATTTTAACGCGAATAAAATTACGCAAAAACATAGGGCGAAAATAACCAAAAGATTGGCATAAGGAATAATAGTCTTGTCTAACGGCCTGCCGTCTATTATATTAAACCTTATAATCGCTACCGCCAATAAAAATATGACGCAGGCGAATATTATTATGGAATTGGCAAAGATTATTTTTTTGTTGTTATCTGATACTTTTTTATTATTATTTTCTATCGGTTTTGTCTCGTTCATCGGTTTTACCTTGGATGTTTTTGGTATCATTGTCATAAGCCGAAATTATGCTTCTAACCAAAGGATTGCGGACTATATCTTTGGAAGTTAACGTTACCGTGGCTATTCCTTTGATACCTGTCAATATTTTGGTCGCGTGAAACAGCCCGCTTGTCACGCCCGGCGGCAAGTCGGTCTGGGTGGTGTCGCCGTTAACAACAACCTTACTATCATTTCCAAGTCTTGTCAAGAACATTTTCATCTGCAATATTGTGGTGTTTTGTGCCTCGTCAAGGATAATAAACGCGTTAGACAAAGTGCGCCCGCGCATATACGCCAAAGGCGCGACTTCAATAATTCCGCGTTCCAGTAATTTAAGGTAATTGTCCATGCCGAACATCTCTTGCAAAGCGTCATACAAAGGCCTCAAATACGGGTCAACCTTGGTCTGGAGATCGCCCGGCAAAAACCCGAGCTTTTCGCCCGCTTCTATGGCCGGGCGGGTTAGGATGATTTTTTCCACCTCGCGCTTTTTGTAAGCGGCCGAAGCCAAGGCCACGGCAAGATAGGTCTTGCCCGTTCCCGCCGGGCCTATGCCAAATACTATGGTATTATTTTTGATTGCTTCCACATACTCTTTTTGGCCCAAGGTTTTGCATTTTATGGGTCTGCCTTTGGATGTCACCGCTATTGTTTCGGCGCTGATTGAAACTATCTCGTCAAGCCTGTTAAGCCGCGCCAAGTCTATGCCCGCCATGACCTTTTCTTTGCTTATCTCATAGCCTTTGTCCAAAAGCTCGCACAGCTTGTCCATTAACAGCTTGGCTTGCTCTACCGCTTCGTCGGCGCCTGAAATTTCTATAAAATTGTCTTTTTGCCTAATTGTCACTCCATAGCTTTCGCTGATTAACTTGATATTTTCATCGTATGCTCCGAAAAGTCTGAGCATCTTATCCGAATTAATATTAATGTATTCTGTCAAATATTTCTCCTATTTGTTTTATCTTTATTTGTCTTATTATATCATATCTTAATAAAAAATTACTACGATGTTAATTTTAGCCTTGCGCCCACTTTTAATTCGGTTTCAAAGACCGCGTCTATCCTTATAAGCCCGTTTTCTTCGCTTGTTTTGATAAAGCTGTTTAAAATTACGGCGTCTTTTGGGATTTTTTGCCTTGCCTCTTCCAAAATTTCCCGCCCGTAAAGCTCTTGGGCTTGCTCTAATGACAGCGCAATCAACTTCGGCTTGACTTCATAATATACGGTCTTATGTATTTTAAGCGGCAATAAAAAATTAATCTTGACTTGGCTGCTTTCGGCCTCGTAAAAGTTAAACGCAGGCTGATAACTTTTTGGGTTTTTTAAATTAAACAATTCCCAAAAAAATTTGGTTTTTTTGGCGCCCGTTCTTATGTACTTTACGCCGTCGCTAGCGTAATATTTGGTATGCGAAAACCAAACCTTGCCCCAAAATTCGCCCTCCGCCCTTATAGGCTCTTTGACTTTTTGGCTTCCCTCGTAATATTCCTCGTAAGCCGCCGCCAAAACTTCGCCTTTTTTTACTATGTCCCCTATTTTGACCAAAGCCGTTCCATTAAGCAGCGCAATCTTGGTAATTTGGCAATCGTATCCGCTGATTATTTCGTCCGCCGTTTTTTGGTCTTCTTCTTGCGGTTTTGGGATGCGTTCTTTGATATTGATTAGCAAAGTAACGCCTTTGATTTCCACGCTTACAAGACTTGCTTGGTTTAGTCGCGAGTTTAAATCTTGGGCTAGTTTTTTTCTGTCTATATTGTTGATTAATTTGCCTTTTTTTATGCCCAAACTATCAAGCGCCTCAAAGACCGCTTTATCGGCAATTTGCTCGTTGCCGTTGATTTTGATGTCCCAAACAAACATATTAAAGACGGCGATAATTATTATCGTCAATACAAAACCAATCAATAACCCTGGTCTTTGTTTCCAAAAGTTGATAAGGCTGCTTTTCAAGCTGCGTCTTGATAATATACGCACATTATACCATAAGGGATCTATGCGACCAAGCGCCTTTTTTAGCATTTTATCGGTCAAATCAAAGGTTACTATCCTATGTGATACGCGGCAAATATTGCGCATAATAACGCCCGAAACCGCCAAAGTATTTAACAATCTATCTAAATTAAGCCCTGTTATTTCTATTTTGTTTTTGCCAAAAATAAAATCGGCGATTTTTTGAAACATGATTTTTCCCTTGTTTTATTTGCCTACCACAACCGAATTAATGCTACCGATAATTATACAATCGTTATTGCTAAGATGTTTGATAATCAAATCCTGTCCCGTTACGGTCAAAATCTCTTTGTCTATCTTTAGTATTATTTCTTCGCTGTTAAAAAGCTTAAGGCCTTTGTGCCCCGCCACATAAACCGCTTTGCCGCCCAAAACGGTATATCTATAACGCATTATTATATCGGCGGGCAAGTCTATTAACTTGGATAACTCTGACATAAAATCCATAGATATTTAGGACGCCTTTTTGTTAATACTTATTTATTTTATGATTGATTGACAATATAATAGAAGTCTTTTGCTTTATACTATTTATTTACAAGATTTTTTTTATTTATTTATTGGGCTAAAGTTTTTGATATTGCGCTCACGATATTAGATAATAATTTTCATACCTTGTCAAAGAGTTACTATTATGCTATAATTATCATAATAAAACTTAGGAGGTTAAAATGGGGGATAAAACTCTTTCAAAAGAACTGATCGCGCGACTTCCTAGATATTTTAGATATCTTGACGATTATATGAATGTAGGGATAAAAAAGGTCTCCTCGGGCGAGTTGTCCCATAAAATGAATGTTACCGCCTCGCAAATCAGGCATGATTTGGGACATTTCACCGTTTCGGGACAGCAAGGCTACGGCTATAATGTCAAAGAACTATACGAAGAAATAAAAAGGGTTTTGGGGCTTAATGAGGAAAAGAAGGTAATAATTGTGGGCGCGGGCAATATCGGCAAGGCGCTTATATCCCACAGGATGTTTAGGAACAGGGGTTTTAGATTAATCGGCGTGTTTGACATAGCCGAGATGCCGGACATCGCGGGACATCGCGTGTATCCGATAAGCCAATTGCCTGATTTTATACAAGAACATAAGCCCGACATCGCTATACTGTCCGTGCCCTCCCAAGAAGCTTCCATAGTGGCCAAAGAATTAATCTCGCTCGGCATAAAGGCGTTGCTTAATTTTTGTTATGTTGATTTGGATGTGCCCGAAGATGTTATCGTGGAAAATGTCCATTTAAGGGACAACCTGATGGTGTTGGCTTATAAGTATGACAACCTTATCAAGAAAAAAAAGAAATAAATAAACAAAAAACGCTGAAAGAAAATTCAGCGTTTTTTTTATTTTTTGGGTTGTTTTATAGTTTTAGCGTTTTATATCAAAATCATTGACGCTTTTTTAAACCATAAGTTTGCAAATATTATTGGAAAACTCCACAGGGTCTGGCACGGACAGGCCTTCAATGATAAGCGCTTGGTCGTATAATAAATTGATATACAAATTAAATTTTTGCTCGTCGTCTTTGTAAGCCTTTTCAAGCGCCTTAAAAACATCATGGGAAGTGTTGATTTCTAATATTTTATCGGCCTTGACGCCCGGGTTGTTGGGCAAAGCTTGCAAGACTTTTTCCATTTCCAAAGACAAAGCGCCTTCGCTAGACATGCAAACGGGATGCGTCTTTAGCTTTTTGGAAGCGCGAACATCCTTTACCTTGTCTTTTAGTATTTCTTTGGCTTTTTGGAAAATGTCTTTGTATTTTTGGTCCTGGTTTTCATCGCCTTTTGGGCCGTCGCCCAAGCCCAAATCGCCGCTTTCGGACAATGACTTAAACTCTTTTTCTTTGTATTTGCCCATCATTTTTATGGCGAATTCGTCAATCTCGTCGGTAAAGAATAATATCTCGTAACCTTTGTCCGCGACCGCCTCGGTCTGGGGCAATTTGGCGATGCGCGCGACGCTCTCGCCTGTCGCGTAATAGATGTATTTTTGACCCTCGGGCATGCGCGAAACATATTCGTCCAAAGTAACTTCTTTCTTTTCTTTTGACGAATAAAACACTAACAAATCTTGCAAATCTTCCTTATCCGCGCCGAAATTGGCGTAAATACCGTATTTCAGCGTCTTGCCGAAGTTTTTGAAAAACTTCAGATATTTTTCGCGCTCCTTTTGCAGCATAGCAAGCAGTTCGGACCTGATTTTTTCTTTAATTTTTTTGGCGATGAATTTTAATTGGCGGTCGTGTTGCAACAGTTCCCTTGATATATTCAAAGACAAGTTTTCGCTGTCAACAAGGCCTTGAACAAAAGCGAAATAATCGGGCAGCAAATCAGAGCACTTGGACATAACCAATACGCCGTTTGAATAAAGCTCAAGACCTTTTTGATATTCTTTTGAGTAATAATCAAAAGGAACATATTCGGGTATATACAATATGGCTTTAAAGCTTGTAACGCCTTCAAGATCCAAGTGTATATAACTTAGCGGCTTGCCAAAACCGTAATGCTTTTCTTCATAAAATTTTTCATAGTCCTCGGGTTTTAATTCGGATTTGTTTTTGCGCCAAATAGGCACCATGCTGTTTAAGATTTCGTCCTCTTTATAGTCTTCGTATTCGTCTTTTGTGCCTTCTTTTTTGCGGCGCTTGGCGACAAGCATCTTTATGGGATATCTGATAAAATCCGAATACTTCTTGACAAGCGATCTTATACGATACTCTTCTAAAAACTCGTCATAGTTTTCCTCGTCTGAGCTGGGTTTGATTGTAAGGATAATATCCGTGCCGACGGTATCTTTTTGCGTCGGGGCGATAGTATATCCGTCAACTCCGTCCGATTCCCAAACAAAAGCCTGCTCGGCCCCGAACGCTTTTGAGATAACTTGGACATGTTGGGAGACCATAAACGCCGAGTAAAAGCCCACGCCAAACTGTCCTATAATATTGATATC comes from the Clostridiales bacterium genome and includes:
- a CDS encoding sel1 repeat family protein; the encoded protein is LAEKGYPEAQTYLGDFFKTGHGVEKDYKKAVYWYSKAAQNNYPKAQFALGVCYELGLGVNQDYKGAVYWYAQAARNGYAEGEFALGICYFYGKGVDKDYENATSLFIKAAQKGHVSAQCNAAYCFQHGIGVERNYAEAARWYYESAKKKDALAQLKLSYLYENGLGVTKDIEKAVFFNIKSAENGNMEAQYQLGLRFLKGDGVAKDLNAAKKWITAAAVRKHPEALNLLRQLRLEKKEK
- the ybeY gene encoding rRNA maturation RNase YbeY, with product MKIISENAVKPFYKKIFKTAIKMLGQPKYLSLGLNFMTKDEIKELNKITRSIEEPTDVLSYPNLKLLAGEKADKDVFTSEYDRTTRALFLGEIVICEEIAQEQAIEYGHSLKRELGFLFVHGLLHLLGYDHIHPEDQKIMRYWQDKILSQLKLDR
- a CDS encoding HDIG domain-containing protein, with amino-acid sequence MNETKPIENNNKKVSDNNKKIIFANSIIIFACVIFLLAVAIIRFNIIDGRPLDKTIIPYANLLVIFALCFCVILFALKYLDPKNYNTKMFGVICFVIAINYAVCILIEKLSVFAMPVTLTVLLLSVFTNTKTAFLGNVFSMLMLHITLMAMAVSAEQPIPQMLLPIMIFTITAGTILSIVINTDIRRLTYVINGVAVNLISLPIIILYQLIIAPQSFMELLGELPFIAFMVLGSVLLALLFQPIIEAMFNINSNFRFMELCDHHRPLLLRLAKTAPGTFNHSLTVANLAETCARAINENTYFARAAAYYHDVGKLYNNNMRFFKENQFSDVNPHDGLTPEVSCDIIRKHASQGKQICAEYRIPQEIADITAEHHGTMPIFYFYNKAKEMTDREINIKEYCYQGPIPSSKVAAIIMICDAAEATVRAMKEPTYEKVEKIVKDIIDQRLRYGQFDNCDITLKELAIIKNTIVHAFGGLYHERIQYPEV
- a CDS encoding PhoH family protein; this encodes MTEYININSDKMLRLFGAYDENIKLISESYGVTIRQKDNFIEISGADEAVEQAKLLMDKLCELLDKGYEISKEKVMAGIDLARLNRLDEIVSISAETIAVTSKGRPIKCKTLGQKEYVEAIKNNTIVFGIGPAGTGKTYLAVALASAAYKKREVEKIILTRPAIEAGEKLGFLPGDLQTKVDPYLRPLYDALQEMFGMDNYLKLLERGIIEVAPLAYMRGRTLSNAFIILDEAQNTTILQMKMFLTRLGNDSKVVVNGDTTQTDLPPGVTSGLFHATKILTGIKGIATVTLTSKDIVRNPLVRSIISAYDNDTKNIQGKTDERDKTDRK
- a CDS encoding sporulation protein YqfD, with translation MFQKIADFIFGKNKIEITGLNLDRLLNTLAVSGVIMRNICRVSHRIVTFDLTDKMLKKALGRIDPLWYNVRILSRRSLKSSLINFWKQRPGLLIGFVLTIIIIAVFNMFVWDIKINGNEQIADKAVFEALDSLGIKKGKLINNIDRKKLAQDLNSRLNQASLVSVEIKGVTLLINIKERIPKPQEEDQKTADEIISGYDCQITKIALLNGTALVKIGDIVKKGEVLAAAYEEYYEGSQKVKEPIRAEGEFWGKVWFSHTKYYASDGVKYIRTGAKKTKFFWELFNLKNPKSYQPAFNFYEAESSQVKINFLLPLKIHKTVYYEVKPKLIALSLEQAQELYGREILEEARQKIPKDAVILNSFIKTSEENGLIRIDAVFETELKVGARLKLTS
- a CDS encoding redox-sensing transcriptional repressor Rex; this encodes MGDKTLSKELIARLPRYFRYLDDYMNVGIKKVSSGELSHKMNVTASQIRHDLGHFTVSGQQGYGYNVKELYEEIKRVLGLNEEKKVIIVGAGNIGKALISHRMFRNRGFRLIGVFDIAEMPDIAGHRVYPISQLPDFIQEHKPDIAILSVPSQEASIVAKELISLGIKALLNFCYVDLDVPEDVIVENVHLRDNLMVLAYKYDNLIKKKKK
- the htpG gene encoding molecular chaperone HtpG — translated: MQKKQFQAESKRLLELMVNSIYTHKEIFLRELISNASDALDKMYYKALTDNSIQFNKDDYYIRISIDKDARTLTISDTGIGMTQEELESNLGTIAKSGSWDFKQSNEQKEDINIIGQFGVGFYSAFMVSQHVQVISKAFGAEQAFVWESDGVDGYTIAPTQKDTVGTDIILTIKPSSDEENYDEFLEEYRIRSLVKKYSDFIRYPIKMLVAKRRKKEGTKDEYEDYKEDEILNSMVPIWRKNKSELKPEDYEKFYEEKHYGFGKPLSYIHLDLEGVTSFKAILYIPEYVPFDYYSKEYQKGLELYSNGVLVMSKCSDLLPDYFAFVQGLVDSENLSLNISRELLQHDRQLKFIAKKIKEKIRSELLAMLQKEREKYLKFFKNFGKTLKYGIYANFGADKEDLQDLLVFYSSKEKKEVTLDEYVSRMPEGQKYIYYATGESVARIAKLPQTEAVADKGYEILFFTDEIDEFAIKMMGKYKEKEFKSLSESGDLGLGDGPKGDENQDQKYKDIFQKAKEILKDKVKDVRASKKLKTHPVCMSSEGALSLEMEKVLQALPNNPGVKADKILEINTSHDVFKALEKAYKDDEQKFNLYINLLYDQALIIEGLSVPDPVEFSNNICKLMV